A genomic segment from Lignipirellula cremea encodes:
- a CDS encoding S26 family signal peptidase codes for MAIPNDTPLPPTRSSRKGRRFLWACLGLVVCLTLARGAFFRGWLAPVRIAGGSMAPLVSGEHFACVCPDCGESFACDGRVETAPETIVCPNCGKRWDRPDGAALPGDCVLVDRWPYLFRAPERGDLIALRLTPDAEDWVLKRVVGLPGETMAIRQGEVYADGRLLQKSLDELRQLAVPVYDDRHRPASLPDPPRWISEGGDAWERTPTGYRCRADAGPGFAWLTYQHWRGFAAPGPRTAVSPIVDHYGYNQVLSRSLNPVRDLLLRCEVVLPGATTARFQLTRECVVEVSATRQSVRVLIGEEIASEAFFSGIQPGRQFKLEAAICDHRVLVGIGQKTIAQCDYPGTAATPAAGQASEPKDEQPDAMPDQPALAIGCRGGAMQVSDLRIARDLYYLDAAGLGRPWQAEQPLGSDEYFVLGDNCPVSQDSRHWPAGTITRHSLIGRVLQFSAP; via the coding sequence ATGGCGATCCCGAACGATACCCCGTTGCCCCCGACCAGGTCCTCGCGCAAGGGCCGGCGTTTTCTGTGGGCGTGCCTGGGGCTGGTCGTTTGTTTGACCCTGGCTCGCGGGGCGTTCTTTCGTGGCTGGCTGGCGCCGGTACGGATTGCTGGCGGTTCGATGGCTCCTTTGGTGTCGGGCGAACACTTTGCCTGCGTTTGCCCTGACTGCGGCGAGTCGTTCGCTTGCGACGGGCGGGTGGAAACGGCGCCGGAGACGATCGTTTGTCCCAATTGCGGCAAGCGCTGGGACCGACCGGACGGGGCCGCCCTGCCGGGCGATTGCGTGCTGGTCGATCGCTGGCCGTACCTGTTCCGCGCGCCGGAACGCGGGGACTTGATCGCCCTGCGTTTGACGCCTGACGCAGAAGACTGGGTGCTGAAACGGGTCGTCGGACTGCCGGGCGAAACGATGGCCATTCGCCAGGGAGAGGTCTATGCCGACGGACGCTTGCTGCAGAAATCACTCGACGAACTGCGTCAGCTGGCCGTCCCCGTCTACGACGATCGCCATCGTCCCGCCAGCCTGCCGGACCCGCCGCGCTGGATCAGCGAGGGGGGCGACGCCTGGGAGAGAACGCCGACGGGTTATCGTTGTCGGGCCGACGCGGGCCCGGGCTTCGCCTGGCTGACTTACCAGCACTGGCGAGGCTTTGCGGCGCCCGGACCGCGGACGGCCGTCAGTCCGATTGTCGATCACTACGGTTACAACCAGGTGTTGTCCCGGTCGTTGAATCCCGTTCGCGATCTGCTCCTTCGCTGCGAGGTGGTGTTGCCAGGGGCGACGACGGCCCGGTTCCAGCTAACGCGGGAGTGCGTGGTGGAAGTCTCCGCAACACGACAATCGGTGCGGGTGCTGATTGGCGAAGAGATCGCCAGCGAGGCGTTTTTCTCTGGTATCCAGCCAGGCCGCCAGTTCAAACTGGAAGCAGCCATTTGCGACCACCGGGTGCTGGTTGGCATTGGCCAGAAGACGATCGCCCAGTGCGATTATCCAGGGACTGCCGCCACACCCGCAGCCGGCCAGGCCAGCGAGCCAAAGGACGAACAGCCCGACGCCATGCCCGACCAACCGGCGCTGGCGATCGGTTGTCGCGGCGGGGCGATGCAGGTTAGCGACCTGCGTATCGCGCGCGATCTGTACTACCTGGATGCGGCCGGCCTGGGGCGACCGTGGCAAGCGGAGCAGCCGCTGGGGTCGGACGAGTACTTTGTGCTGGGCGACAACTGCCCGGTTTCCCAGGACAGCCGCCACTGGCCGGCGGGAACCATCACGCGGCATTCGCTGATCGGCCGCGTGCTGCAGTTCAGCGCGCCGTGA
- a CDS encoding exo-alpha-sialidase has translation MHFDPIPRRGFLAGSLTAGVSLLGWTRQSTAADTPPGGAPAYQLAREVPTKFYDGKTCWSHPRAGIVPGAGKNGLPRVVLTMNSLDVAGSDVFKGVYDLHTDDLGKTWTSPVERESLSPRFETIAGERRPVALSDFSPKWHASSKTLLGTGHTVAYTPDWKVTATRPRHTAYAIYDPAGDAWSTWRKMEMGDPVRFHDAGAGSVQRYDEADSSLLLPIYFRPPGGNSRVTVARCSFDGKELSYQKHGNELSIDDASRGLHEPSLTKFQGEYFLTLRNDKQGFVTRSQDGLQYKPLQPWKFDDGQDLGNYNTQQHWVTHSGGMHLVYTRRGAMNDHVFRHRAPLFMAQVDPKRLCVIRATEQILVPQRGARLGNFGVTNISPEETWVTTAEWMQTWGPDHKMAIDNPYGADGSVWIARIRWKEPNQLFRS, from the coding sequence ATGCATTTTGATCCGATCCCACGACGCGGCTTTCTGGCCGGTTCGCTCACGGCGGGCGTTTCGCTCCTGGGCTGGACCCGGCAGTCGACTGCCGCCGACACGCCGCCCGGCGGGGCGCCCGCTTATCAACTGGCGCGCGAGGTTCCCACGAAATTCTACGACGGCAAAACCTGCTGGTCGCATCCCCGGGCCGGCATCGTCCCGGGCGCTGGGAAGAACGGGTTGCCCCGCGTTGTGCTGACGATGAACAGCCTCGATGTCGCCGGTTCCGATGTTTTCAAAGGGGTCTACGATCTGCATACCGACGACCTGGGAAAGACGTGGACGTCGCCGGTCGAACGGGAGTCGCTGTCGCCCCGTTTTGAAACCATCGCCGGCGAACGTCGTCCCGTCGCCCTGAGCGATTTCTCCCCGAAGTGGCATGCCTCCAGCAAAACGCTGCTCGGCACGGGCCACACGGTCGCTTATACGCCGGACTGGAAAGTGACGGCTACCCGCCCCCGGCATACGGCCTATGCAATCTACGACCCGGCCGGCGACGCCTGGTCGACATGGCGAAAAATGGAAATGGGCGATCCCGTCCGTTTCCACGACGCCGGCGCCGGCAGCGTCCAGCGATACGACGAGGCCGACAGTTCGCTCCTGCTGCCCATCTATTTCCGTCCGCCAGGCGGGAACTCCCGCGTCACGGTCGCGCGGTGCTCCTTCGACGGAAAGGAGCTGTCGTATCAAAAACACGGCAACGAACTTTCGATCGACGACGCCAGTCGCGGACTGCATGAACCGTCGCTAACGAAGTTCCAGGGCGAGTACTTCCTCACCCTGCGGAACGACAAGCAGGGCTTCGTCACCCGCAGCCAGGACGGCCTGCAATACAAGCCGCTCCAGCCCTGGAAGTTCGACGACGGCCAGGATCTGGGCAACTACAACACGCAACAACACTGGGTCACCCACAGCGGCGGCATGCATCTGGTTTACACCCGCCGCGGAGCCATGAACGACCATGTATTCCGGCATCGGGCGCCGTTATTCATGGCGCAAGTCGACCCGAAACGCCTGTGTGTGATCCGCGCCACCGAACAGATCCTGGTCCCCCAGCGCGGCGCCCGACTGGGCAACTTTGGAGTGACGAACATCAGCCCGGAAGAAACCTGGGTGACTACCGCCGAATGGATGCAAACCTGGGGCCCCGACCACAAAATGGCGATCGACAATCCCTATGGCGCCGACGGCAGCGTCTGGATCGCCCGCATCCGCTGGAAAGAACCGAACCAGCTGTTCCGTAGTTAA
- the leuC gene encoding 3-isopropylmalate dehydratase large subunit, whose protein sequence is MITSAPRTMFQKIWDEHVVYAEDGKQTILYIDLHLVHEVTSPQAFEGLRLTNRRLRRPELTVATPDHNVPTTDRSLPIADPISKQQIDTLRNNCEQFGVRLYDLHDTHQGIVHVIGPELGLTQPGMTIVCGDSHTATHGAFGALAFGIGTSEVEHVMATQTLLQSRPLTYELRVDGELAEGVTAKDMILYLIGKLTTDGGTGYVLEYTGSAVRALSMEERMTVCNMSIEAGARAGMIAPDQTTFDYLRGRENTPADFDAAVARWGSFASDPGAVYDRSQVFDAADIAPQITWGTNPGQVAPVTSKIPGPADYTDPVDQKSAAQALEYMGLKAGVPLTEVELDRVFIGSCTNARIEDLRSAAKVVQGHRVSDRVNAMVVPGSGLVKRQAEEEGLDKVFTAAGFEWREAGCSMCLAMNPDKLEPGERCASTSNRNFEGRQGKGGRTHLVSPAMAAAAAVAGRFVDIREWSYQ, encoded by the coding sequence ATGATTACATCCGCTCCAAGAACGATGTTCCAGAAAATCTGGGACGAACATGTCGTTTACGCTGAGGACGGAAAGCAAACGATCCTGTATATCGACCTGCATCTGGTGCACGAAGTCACCAGTCCTCAAGCGTTTGAGGGTTTGCGGCTAACGAATCGTCGCTTGCGCCGCCCGGAACTGACTGTCGCCACGCCGGACCACAACGTGCCGACGACCGATCGCAGTTTGCCGATCGCCGATCCGATTTCCAAGCAGCAGATTGATACCCTGCGCAATAACTGCGAACAGTTTGGCGTGCGGCTGTACGACCTGCACGATACCCACCAGGGGATTGTGCATGTGATTGGCCCGGAACTGGGCCTGACCCAGCCTGGCATGACGATCGTCTGCGGCGACAGCCACACCGCCACGCATGGAGCGTTCGGCGCTCTGGCGTTCGGCATCGGCACCAGCGAAGTCGAGCACGTCATGGCGACGCAGACCTTGCTGCAGTCCCGGCCGCTCACGTACGAACTGCGCGTCGACGGCGAACTGGCCGAAGGCGTCACCGCCAAGGATATGATCCTGTATCTGATCGGCAAGCTGACGACCGACGGCGGCACTGGCTATGTGCTGGAATATACTGGCAGCGCCGTCCGTGCGCTCAGCATGGAAGAGCGGATGACGGTCTGCAACATGTCGATCGAAGCCGGCGCCAGGGCGGGCATGATCGCCCCCGACCAGACGACGTTCGACTACCTTCGCGGTCGCGAAAACACGCCCGCCGATTTTGATGCGGCCGTGGCCCGCTGGGGAAGTTTCGCCAGCGATCCAGGCGCCGTTTACGATCGCTCGCAGGTCTTCGACGCCGCCGACATTGCGCCGCAAATCACCTGGGGCACCAACCCCGGGCAGGTGGCTCCGGTTACCAGCAAGATTCCCGGCCCCGCCGACTACACCGATCCGGTCGACCAGAAGTCGGCCGCCCAGGCCCTGGAATACATGGGCCTGAAAGCGGGCGTCCCGTTGACCGAGGTGGAGCTGGACCGGGTGTTCATCGGCTCCTGCACCAACGCCCGGATCGAAGACCTGCGTTCGGCCGCCAAGGTCGTCCAGGGGCATCGGGTGTCGGACCGGGTTAACGCGATGGTCGTGCCCGGCAGCGGCCTGGTGAAACGCCAGGCGGAAGAGGAAGGACTGGACAAGGTCTTCACGGCCGCCGGTTTTGAATGGCGGGAAGCCGGCTGCAGCATGTGTCTGGCAATGAACCCGGACAAGCTGGAACCGGGCGAGCGTTGCGCCTCGACCAGCAATCGCAACTTTGAAGGCCGCCAGGGAAAAGGCGGACGCACCCACCTGGTGTCTCCGGCCATGGCCGCGGCCGCCGCGGTGGCGGGACGCTTCGTCGATATCCGCGAGTGGTCCTACCAGTAG
- the leuD gene encoding 3-isopropylmalate dehydratase small subunit: protein MQPFTTHTGLVAVMDRANVDTDQIIPKQFLKRIERTGFGQFLFFDWRFLDNGDDNPEFELNHPDVHGASILLARRNFGSGSSREHAVWALADYGFRAVIAPSFADIFYNNCFKNGVLPIRLDEETIDALFARAEDRQPYNLTVDLQKQTISDEDGLSLPFEIADFRRNCLLNGLDDIALTLQHEEKITTYEQAHPRA, encoded by the coding sequence ATGCAACCGTTTACCACCCACACCGGCCTGGTCGCGGTGATGGATCGCGCCAACGTCGATACCGATCAAATCATTCCCAAGCAGTTCCTGAAGCGGATCGAGCGGACCGGCTTTGGCCAGTTCCTGTTCTTCGACTGGCGGTTTCTCGACAACGGCGACGACAACCCGGAGTTTGAGCTGAACCACCCCGACGTACACGGCGCCTCGATTCTGCTGGCGCGGCGGAATTTTGGCAGCGGCTCCAGCCGGGAGCACGCCGTCTGGGCGCTGGCCGATTATGGCTTCCGCGCGGTGATCGCCCCTTCATTCGCCGACATTTTCTACAACAACTGCTTCAAGAACGGCGTGCTGCCGATCCGTCTGGACGAAGAAACGATTGACGCCCTGTTCGCCCGGGCCGAAGATCGCCAGCCGTACAATCTGACGGTTGACCTGCAGAAGCAGACGATCTCCGACGAAGACGGCCTGAGTCTCCCCTTCGAGATCGCCGACTTCCGCCGTAACTGCCTGCTCAACGGCCTGGACGACATCGCGCTCACCCTGCAGCACGAAGAAAAGATCACCACCTACGAGCAAGCCCACCCCCGGGCGTAA
- the ahr gene encoding NADPH-dependent aldehyde reductase Ahr: MTVIDAWVATEAKGKLARQQVDLGQIGAEEVEIEVENCGLCHSDLSILNDELGMSMYPLVPGHEMIGRIVEVGPAVKGLAVGQRVGIGWTAGSCMYCRPCRSGNQHLCSQAQPTIIGHRGGFASRARSHWAWAIPLPEQINAAEAGPLLCGGITVFNPLVMYAQPTSRVGIVGIGGLGHMGVKFAAAYGCDVTAFTSRESKFDEAREFGAHHVVSSRDSAAIGKLAGTLDLLIITVNAPLDWNALINTLAPNGRMHMVGFVPEPIPVPVAALIMGQRSISGSPTGSPVALETMLEFAARHQVSPQTEHYPMSQINEAFERLQSGKARYRIVLDADF, from the coding sequence ATGACGGTAATCGACGCCTGGGTAGCAACGGAAGCCAAGGGGAAACTCGCTCGTCAGCAGGTGGACCTGGGGCAGATCGGGGCGGAAGAGGTCGAAATTGAGGTCGAGAATTGCGGCCTGTGCCACTCCGATCTTTCGATCCTGAACGACGAGCTGGGCATGTCGATGTACCCGCTGGTGCCAGGGCATGAAATGATCGGCCGGATTGTCGAGGTGGGGCCGGCCGTCAAAGGGCTCGCTGTGGGGCAACGGGTCGGCATCGGTTGGACCGCGGGGAGCTGCATGTATTGCCGCCCTTGCCGGTCGGGCAACCAGCATCTGTGCTCGCAGGCGCAGCCGACCATTATCGGCCATCGGGGCGGCTTCGCCAGTCGAGCCCGGTCGCACTGGGCCTGGGCGATTCCACTGCCGGAGCAGATCAACGCGGCCGAAGCCGGGCCGCTGCTGTGCGGCGGGATCACGGTTTTCAATCCGCTGGTGATGTACGCCCAGCCGACCAGCCGCGTGGGCATCGTCGGCATCGGCGGGCTGGGGCACATGGGCGTCAAATTTGCCGCCGCGTATGGCTGCGATGTGACGGCGTTTACTTCGCGCGAAAGCAAGTTCGACGAAGCCCGGGAGTTTGGCGCCCATCATGTGGTGTCCAGCCGCGACTCGGCCGCCATCGGGAAGCTGGCCGGCACGCTGGATCTGCTGATCATCACGGTAAACGCACCGCTGGACTGGAACGCGCTGATCAACACGCTGGCTCCGAACGGCCGGATGCACATGGTCGGTTTTGTGCCGGAGCCGATCCCCGTCCCCGTCGCCGCCCTGATTATGGGGCAGCGCAGTATCTCGGGTTCGCCGACCGGTTCGCCTGTGGCGCTGGAGACGATGCTGGAGTTCGCGGCCCGTCACCAGGTGTCGCCGCAGACCGAGCATTACCCGATGAGCCAGATCAACGAAGCCTTCGAGCGACTGCAATCCGGCAAAGCCCGTTACCGGATCGTCCTGGACGCTGATTTTTAG